Proteins co-encoded in one Haloarcula pelagica genomic window:
- a CDS encoding DUF420 domain-containing protein encodes MAVTDQLRTSARSRPAVITAVVSIVGYALVFGAFGGVLPLPDISNDTVVLLSDAIAVVNAGALSAIVAGVYFIKHDQIQRHRTAMLTAFTLILAFLVMYLVKVGGGFEKEILASGAVWTAYIVMLAIHILLSAISVPVVVHAVVLGLTHTPAELRETVHARVGRIAAAAWSLSLFLGLVTYVMLNHVYGWVPRGGEAALLLVVAGPLRRQ; translated from the coding sequence ATGGCAGTCACGGACCAACTCCGGACCAGCGCCCGCTCGCGACCCGCAGTTATCACCGCTGTCGTCTCGATCGTCGGGTACGCCCTCGTGTTCGGTGCCTTCGGCGGCGTGTTGCCCCTCCCGGACATCTCCAACGACACGGTCGTCCTCCTGAGCGACGCGATCGCGGTCGTCAACGCAGGTGCCCTCTCCGCGATCGTCGCCGGCGTCTACTTCATCAAGCACGACCAGATCCAGCGCCACCGGACGGCGATGCTGACCGCGTTCACCCTCATCCTCGCGTTCCTCGTGATGTACCTGGTGAAGGTCGGCGGCGGCTTCGAGAAGGAGATCCTCGCGAGCGGCGCGGTCTGGACCGCCTACATCGTGATGCTGGCGATCCACATCCTGCTGTCGGCGATCTCCGTCCCGGTCGTCGTTCACGCAGTCGTGCTCGGGCTCACCCACACGCCCGCGGAACTGCGCGAGACCGTCCACGCACGGGTCGGCCGTATCGCCGCGGCCGCCTGGAGCCTCAGCCTCTTCCTGGGGCTGGTCACGTACGTCATGTTGAACCACGTCTACGGTTGGGTGCCACGCGGCGGTGAAGCAGCGCTGTTGCTCGTGGTCGCCGGCCCGCTTCGACGCCAGTAA
- a CDS encoding PQQ-binding-like beta-propeller repeat protein, producing MSDTPSRKLLSLCMATLVVAALPVAVFGPIGVGAADAGNAGNTAVDWPSFQSGQQNTGDASDAPPYDALSTGWTASGSTDIASGPAVVDGTAYVADGTTIKAVDAGTGSETWSTTVDGTVYGTPAYANGQLYVATASGTVTALNAADGSEAWSVSTDGNGNDLGAFYGSVATDGSDDLYVASKDGVLHKLAADGSGVITSTELSSQAGAMTPAVYDGSVYVGDRGGTLHALSTDLTSEFTKSVTGSGSLTSPAVDTATGTVVVTTTDGTVAAYAPDGTQVWQDTSYSGSLASAAVHDGLAVVGTTDGTVAAHDITSGSVEWTTTVPSEGTFGPSVSTGSDTVFVGTDTGVLALLDDQSGQVKYDTTLSGSPMLTAPTVYGDWLLVGTEDGTLAQFTDTPVFEVTDISAPETVTEGDTATIDATVRNNDDSQRSYKAKLEVDGAEVDSKTVQIAAGSTQTVSFDRTLTSTGIRTVTIGSQSTSIAVQEKSTPTPTPTDTPTTSTPTDTPTTSTPTDTPTTSTPTDTPTTSTPTDTPTTSTPTDTPTTSTPTDTPTTSTPTDTPTTSTPTDTPTTSTPTDTPTPTDTPTPTPTPTAEPSPALSVADISAPGTIDRGQTGTIEVTISNAGSAAGIYTAELKVDGASAGIESVGVEPGTSETVTFDYTFGTAGDRTLTVGAASTTVTVDAPTPTPTATPTPTPTVTPTPTPTPTATPTPTPTPTPEPEPEFTVTDIDVPGTVTTGERQPIRATVANTGTGVGTYTAVLRIDGQPVASENVRMGANSTREVVFRQSFQSAGTKTISVGDASVNLTVQPANGSSPADVYESDDGRVSTSEVLDAVVKFNSGQDLPGHGELTVGDLLEIIVAFNSDN from the coding sequence ATGAGCGACACGCCAAGCCGGAAACTGCTGTCGCTGTGTATGGCGACGCTGGTCGTCGCCGCGCTTCCGGTCGCCGTCTTCGGTCCGATCGGCGTCGGTGCGGCCGACGCCGGCAACGCAGGCAACACGGCGGTCGACTGGCCCTCGTTCCAGTCCGGTCAGCAAAACACCGGAGACGCTTCGGACGCACCACCGTACGACGCGCTGTCGACAGGCTGGACCGCAAGCGGTAGTACCGACATCGCGTCCGGCCCCGCCGTCGTCGACGGGACGGCCTACGTCGCCGACGGCACCACGATCAAGGCCGTCGACGCCGGGACCGGGTCGGAAACCTGGAGTACCACCGTCGACGGGACGGTTTACGGAACGCCCGCCTACGCGAACGGACAGCTCTACGTCGCCACGGCGAGTGGGACGGTCACTGCCCTCAACGCCGCGGACGGCTCCGAAGCCTGGTCCGTCTCGACCGACGGGAACGGTAACGATCTGGGCGCGTTCTATGGCTCCGTGGCGACCGACGGCTCGGACGACCTCTACGTCGCCAGCAAGGATGGAGTGCTCCACAAACTCGCTGCCGACGGCTCTGGTGTCATTACCTCTACTGAGTTGTCGAGCCAGGCCGGGGCCATGACTCCCGCGGTCTACGACGGGAGCGTCTACGTCGGTGACCGTGGCGGGACCCTGCACGCGCTATCGACCGACCTGACGAGCGAGTTCACGAAGTCGGTCACCGGCTCCGGTTCACTCACCTCGCCAGCGGTCGACACGGCCACTGGAACCGTCGTCGTCACGACGACCGACGGGACCGTCGCCGCCTACGCCCCCGACGGGACCCAGGTCTGGCAGGACACTAGCTACTCGGGAAGCCTCGCAAGTGCTGCCGTCCACGACGGCCTCGCAGTCGTCGGGACGACCGACGGGACGGTCGCGGCCCACGACATCACGAGCGGGTCCGTCGAGTGGACGACGACAGTCCCCAGCGAAGGGACGTTCGGCCCGTCGGTGTCGACCGGGAGCGACACGGTCTTCGTCGGCACCGACACGGGCGTTCTGGCGTTACTCGACGACCAGAGCGGCCAGGTGAAGTACGACACGACGCTGTCGGGTTCGCCGATGCTGACCGCGCCGACGGTGTACGGTGACTGGCTGCTGGTGGGGACCGAAGACGGGACCCTCGCGCAGTTCACCGACACGCCGGTCTTCGAAGTCACCGATATCTCCGCGCCCGAGACCGTCACCGAGGGCGACACGGCGACCATCGACGCGACCGTTCGGAACAACGACGACAGTCAGCGGAGCTACAAAGCGAAGCTGGAAGTCGACGGAGCCGAAGTCGACAGCAAGACCGTCCAGATCGCGGCCGGGAGCACGCAGACTGTCTCCTTCGACCGGACGTTAACCTCGACCGGCATTCGAACGGTGACGATCGGGAGCCAGTCGACGAGCATAGCGGTTCAAGAGAAGTCGACGCCAACACCGACACCAACGGATACGCCGACCACGTCGACACCAACGGATACGCCGACCACGTCGACACCAACGGATACGCCGACCACGTCGACACCAACGGATACGCCGACCACGTCGACACCAACGGATACGCCGACCACGTCGACACCAACGGATACGCCGACCACGTCGACACCAACGGATACGCCGACCACGTCGACACCAACGGATACGCCGACCACGTCGACACCAACGGATACGCCGACCACGTCGACACCAACGGATACGCCGACCCCGACGGACACGCCAACGCCAACACCGACCCCGACGGCAGAGCCGTCGCCGGCACTCTCGGTGGCGGATATCTCGGCACCCGGAACGATCGACCGGGGGCAGACCGGGACGATCGAGGTGACGATCTCGAACGCGGGCTCGGCAGCGGGCATCTACACGGCCGAGTTGAAAGTCGATGGAGCCAGCGCCGGCATCGAGTCGGTCGGTGTCGAACCCGGAACCTCGGAGACGGTCACCTTCGACTACACCTTCGGGACCGCCGGTGACCGGACCCTGACTGTCGGAGCGGCCTCGACGACGGTGACTGTCGACGCGCCGACGCCGACCCCGACGGCCACGCCAACGCCGACCCCGACGGTGACTCCGACCCCCACGCCGACCCCGACGGCCACGCCGACGCCGACTCCCACACCGACGCCGGAGCCGGAACCCGAGTTCACCGTGACTGACATCGACGTGCCGGGGACGGTCACGACCGGTGAGCGTCAGCCTATCAGAGCGACCGTCGCCAACACCGGGACCGGTGTCGGGACCTACACGGCCGTGCTGCGGATCGACGGCCAACCGGTGGCGAGCGAGAACGTCAGGATGGGCGCCAACAGCACCCGAGAAGTCGTCTTCAGGCAGTCGTTCCAGAGCGCCGGAACGAAGACGATCTCGGTCGGCGACGCGTCCGTGAATTTGACAGTCCAGCCCGCGAACGGGAGTTCGCCCGCGGATGTCTACGAGAGTGACGACGGTCGCGTCTCGACCAGCGAAGTGCTGGACGCCGTCGTGAAGTTCAACTCCGGCCAGGATCTCCCTGGCCACGGCGAACTCACGGTCGGCGATCTGCTGGAGATCATCGTCGCGTTCAACAGCGACAACTGA
- a CDS encoding glycoside hydrolase family 97 catalytic domain-containing protein: MVGEQLEQASDGLSRRGFLGGVSSLLAAAAYSRDVPEDVAAQVTNGNNSDTQTVSSPDGSITVTVDVTSGIPTYSIDYNNTTYITGSRLGFDFQNQATFGLSAGSSNGAAVTVTGAENNSGTEAWDPVWGQYNSVSEDYNLLRVGLEETASPSRSLNLEIKVFNDGLGFRVTFDDDFVGNSDQIVISSENTEFNFAGDYTSWWIENTFVNPRFEQEYSETNLSELPSGTTPIEDSDGISPVGENDRRAGAHTPLTVEADDGTYLSLHEADLDDYATMSLAPDSAGSTDLSAELAPLPDGTKVSTSAPHVTPWRTVQIGATPGDLIESSLIPLLNEPLETQYFPGDGSGGVDTSWMTPRMYIGIWWTMIAGNANWEYKSDTQISNNGNDPAAYIHGARTQRMKRYMRFASEHNVDSVLVEGWNKGWDSYGASANGSTLEMGVADSYPDFSVPEVTDYGLNLSSSVEMTIHNETSGNLYNYEDEINNKGIFSEYENAGIRSIKNGYVNDFGLYDDSNAPDTATTNQHSQVAVDHHRTVIQNAAQYRQTLEIHEGIKPTGERRTYPNVAAREVVLAQEYDGFGALGSGVGRDHHVTLPFTRMLAGPTSYQPGIFDITFNDSTGGQIQTTRAKQLAMYPSYNAGIQMAADRVEAYIDDTFEVGEYLQAQCGTLDGMITADDWRNAFGAHYVPIDPNREASGSRVEFTVKNVSSAGTYDLHLRYASDGTVNAQRVIDNGEGQATVSVNGTTQTITPSFTGGWDQWEVITTQVSLQSGDNTVAIELDYDDSSGFTGDVGGFNVNTVGVTAQGAGAPFPADYTSLTDSQIENENFDYDPDFKYIEDVPAGGWDETRVLDSQIGDYTVTARRKGNEWYVGAMNDDNGRSFEVTLDFLTSETSGWKMEMYTDDVGTNVDTDPTGVRRTTSIVGVGDTVTLSAARGGGTAVRLVPATSSEASNLQSYQQPAQNLSFEIDSSAVVSESIARATGSNATNFISGETVEVVVDGSVQSLENIRLAPNSGSQTIELEQSFSSTGSYSVEIRALDGTTLASKTVSITNPTTVAQFSDPDDASDALGPGSYVNATNYADGSMDIQQFTVKETPSNAIFEFEIGSLNDPYNAETNGTNNFSPQWFFVWLRDPDKSTGSITDAGNLGDPGLNATFESEWHYRVDAYGFGQNAIDNNGQGLTDANGNPVSPTVSSDKSNNTVSLQLPKSALGGTDLFDMEVIAAVHSDDFGALRAINETAGSDQFGGLDPAKAGNAPRLMDMITPPGVDKSDALGYTATEKATLPFTPIYTDRLGDVDRVVTLDDSTGDSYGPAEDSNGQNAFSYPSTDDIKPQDHDIERVDIYEDDSNYTFLVRVPELRNPATFEQNSDYGYGLQHIQIYVSDPNGQTGSIGCRDGVHAFDGRDEIFGQQYHRRIVAHGFDRNIDTNVFEEGGRYPVVEDGFWQVVADADSGVSTRGIPEVDAIEITVPRSTIPSDIRETDIVPMMFSYAGGGTGEIRKVENANAINTDGNPDNDVDPFTFTGAPSSYHHNNILDIVFPDGVSQADILDPTASDIDSDDAFDGYDIPFVALSDKANSIREALAGNGKVTTAHFEEVKQAYETESAVEGTGGLVPDYDDLRSIAREVQN; encoded by the coding sequence ATGGTTGGGGAACAATTAGAACAAGCTTCTGACGGACTCTCCCGTCGTGGGTTTCTCGGTGGTGTCTCGTCGCTGCTGGCAGCGGCGGCGTACTCCCGGGACGTACCCGAAGACGTGGCCGCACAGGTCACGAATGGGAACAACAGCGACACACAGACGGTGTCCTCCCCGGACGGCTCGATCACGGTCACGGTCGATGTCACGTCCGGCATCCCGACGTACAGTATCGACTACAACAACACGACCTACATCACGGGGTCGCGACTCGGGTTCGACTTCCAGAACCAGGCGACGTTCGGTCTGTCCGCCGGGAGTTCGAACGGGGCCGCGGTCACGGTCACGGGGGCCGAGAACAACTCGGGTACCGAAGCCTGGGACCCGGTGTGGGGCCAGTACAACAGCGTCTCGGAGGACTACAACCTCCTGCGGGTGGGGCTCGAAGAGACGGCTTCGCCGAGTCGATCGTTGAACCTCGAAATCAAGGTGTTCAACGACGGACTGGGCTTCCGTGTCACCTTCGACGACGACTTCGTCGGTAACAGCGATCAGATCGTCATTAGCTCGGAGAACACGGAGTTCAACTTCGCCGGCGACTACACGAGCTGGTGGATCGAGAACACGTTCGTCAATCCACGCTTCGAACAGGAGTACTCCGAGACCAACCTGAGCGAACTCCCCTCGGGGACCACGCCGATCGAGGACAGCGACGGCATCAGTCCCGTGGGCGAGAACGACCGCAGAGCCGGTGCCCACACGCCGCTGACGGTCGAGGCGGACGACGGAACCTATCTCAGCCTCCACGAGGCAGACCTCGACGACTACGCGACGATGTCGCTCGCGCCGGATTCGGCCGGTTCGACCGATCTCTCGGCCGAACTCGCGCCGCTGCCCGACGGGACGAAAGTCTCCACGAGCGCACCACACGTGACGCCGTGGCGGACAGTCCAAATCGGTGCGACTCCGGGCGACCTGATCGAGTCCTCGCTGATCCCGCTGCTCAACGAACCGCTGGAGACACAGTACTTCCCGGGTGACGGTTCGGGCGGCGTCGACACGAGTTGGATGACACCCCGGATGTACATCGGCATCTGGTGGACGATGATCGCGGGCAACGCGAACTGGGAGTACAAGAGCGATACGCAGATATCCAACAACGGCAACGACCCGGCGGCGTACATCCACGGTGCTCGCACTCAGCGCATGAAACGATACATGCGGTTCGCCAGCGAGCACAACGTCGACAGCGTCCTCGTCGAAGGGTGGAACAAAGGCTGGGACTCCTACGGCGCCTCCGCCAACGGCAGCACCCTGGAGATGGGTGTCGCGGACTCCTATCCCGACTTCAGCGTTCCGGAAGTTACCGACTACGGTCTGAACCTCTCGTCGTCGGTCGAGATGACTATCCACAACGAGACCTCAGGGAACCTCTACAACTACGAGGACGAGATCAACAACAAGGGCATCTTCTCGGAGTACGAGAACGCGGGGATCCGCTCGATCAAGAACGGCTACGTCAACGACTTCGGCCTGTACGACGACTCGAACGCACCGGACACCGCGACGACGAACCAGCATTCGCAGGTCGCAGTCGATCACCACCGAACGGTCATCCAGAACGCTGCTCAGTACCGGCAGACACTGGAGATCCACGAGGGGATCAAACCGACGGGTGAACGCCGGACGTACCCGAACGTCGCCGCTCGCGAGGTCGTCCTCGCACAGGAGTACGACGGCTTCGGTGCGCTCGGATCGGGTGTCGGCCGGGACCACCACGTGACGCTTCCGTTCACGCGGATGCTCGCCGGCCCGACGAGCTACCAGCCCGGAATCTTCGACATCACGTTCAACGACAGCACGGGCGGCCAGATCCAGACCACCCGCGCCAAACAGCTTGCGATGTACCCGAGCTACAACGCGGGCATCCAGATGGCCGCGGACCGGGTAGAGGCCTACATCGACGACACCTTCGAAGTCGGCGAGTACCTGCAGGCCCAGTGTGGGACCCTGGACGGGATGATCACTGCCGACGATTGGCGCAACGCCTTCGGCGCACACTACGTCCCGATCGATCCCAACAGGGAAGCCTCCGGTTCCCGCGTCGAGTTTACCGTCAAGAACGTCTCTAGCGCCGGAACCTACGACCTTCACCTTCGATACGCCAGCGACGGAACCGTCAACGCACAGCGTGTCATCGACAACGGCGAAGGACAGGCGACGGTCTCGGTCAACGGAACGACACAGACGATCACACCGTCCTTCACCGGCGGCTGGGACCAGTGGGAAGTCATCACGACCCAGGTCTCGCTCCAGAGCGGGGACAACACCGTCGCCATCGAACTCGACTACGACGACTCCAGTGGCTTTACCGGCGACGTGGGCGGGTTCAACGTCAACACGGTCGGCGTGACGGCACAGGGTGCGGGCGCGCCGTTCCCGGCAGACTACACCAGCCTCACGGACAGCCAGATCGAGAACGAGAACTTCGACTACGATCCGGACTTCAAGTACATCGAGGACGTGCCCGCCGGCGGCTGGGACGAGACGAGAGTGCTCGACAGCCAGATCGGCGACTACACCGTCACCGCACGCCGCAAGGGCAACGAGTGGTACGTCGGTGCGATGAACGACGACAACGGTCGGTCGTTCGAGGTCACACTGGACTTCCTCACGAGCGAGACCTCCGGCTGGAAGATGGAGATGTACACGGACGATGTCGGGACGAACGTCGATACGGACCCGACTGGCGTCCGCCGGACGACATCGATCGTCGGCGTCGGCGACACGGTGACGCTGTCGGCGGCCCGCGGCGGTGGGACGGCCGTTCGACTCGTTCCGGCAACGTCCTCGGAGGCGTCGAACCTCCAGTCCTACCAGCAGCCGGCACAGAACCTCTCGTTCGAGATCGACAGTTCCGCCGTCGTCAGTGAATCGATCGCCCGCGCCACCGGTTCGAACGCGACGAACTTCATCAGCGGCGAGACGGTCGAAGTCGTCGTCGATGGATCTGTCCAGTCGCTGGAGAACATCAGGCTCGCACCGAACTCCGGGTCCCAGACCATCGAACTCGAACAGTCGTTCTCCAGCACCGGGAGCTACAGCGTCGAGATTCGCGCCCTCGATGGCACGACACTGGCATCGAAGACGGTGTCGATCACCAACCCGACGACGGTCGCGCAGTTCAGTGATCCCGACGACGCCTCGGACGCACTCGGGCCGGGCTCGTACGTCAACGCGACCAACTACGCCGACGGCTCGATGGACATCCAGCAGTTCACCGTCAAGGAGACGCCGTCTAACGCGATCTTCGAGTTCGAGATCGGTTCGCTGAACGACCCCTACAACGCCGAAACGAACGGCACGAACAATTTCTCCCCACAGTGGTTCTTCGTCTGGCTCCGAGACCCCGACAAGTCGACGGGAAGTATCACCGACGCCGGTAACCTCGGCGATCCCGGACTGAACGCCACCTTCGAGTCCGAGTGGCACTACCGCGTCGACGCCTACGGGTTCGGACAGAACGCCATCGACAACAACGGTCAGGGACTCACGGATGCGAACGGCAACCCCGTGTCGCCGACAGTCTCCTCGGACAAGAGCAACAACACGGTGTCGCTCCAGCTTCCGAAGAGTGCTCTCGGCGGCACAGACCTGTTCGACATGGAAGTCATCGCAGCTGTCCACTCCGATGACTTCGGTGCGCTACGGGCGATCAACGAGACCGCCGGTTCCGACCAGTTCGGTGGTCTCGACCCCGCAAAAGCCGGAAACGCGCCGCGTCTCATGGACATGATCACGCCGCCGGGTGTCGACAAATCGGACGCGCTCGGGTACACCGCGACCGAGAAGGCGACCCTGCCGTTCACACCGATCTACACCGATCGCCTCGGCGATGTCGACCGTGTGGTGACGCTTGATGACAGTACGGGCGATTCGTATGGACCCGCGGAAGACTCTAACGGGCAGAACGCTTTCTCCTATCCGTCGACAGACGATATCAAACCACAGGACCACGATATTGAACGGGTCGATATCTACGAGGACGACTCGAACTACACGTTCCTCGTCCGCGTACCGGAGCTTCGGAACCCGGCCACCTTCGAGCAGAACAGCGACTATGGCTATGGACTCCAACACATCCAAATCTACGTCTCAGACCCGAATGGACAGACAGGGAGTATAGGTTGTCGTGACGGTGTCCACGCCTTCGATGGTCGGGACGAAATATTCGGACAGCAATATCACCGCCGCATTGTTGCCCACGGTTTCGACCGCAATATCGATACAAACGTCTTCGAAGAAGGTGGTCGATATCCAGTTGTAGAGGACGGATTCTGGCAAGTAGTTGCGGATGCCGACAGTGGTGTCAGTACGCGTGGTATTCCTGAGGTCGATGCTATCGAGATTACTGTTCCTCGAAGTACAATTCCGTCGGATATTCGTGAGACAGACATCGTCCCGATGATGTTCAGTTACGCAGGTGGTGGGACTGGTGAAATCAGAAAGGTTGAAAACGCCAACGCCATCAATACCGACGGTAATCCGGATAACGATGTAGACCCGTTCACATTCACCGGTGCCCCATCGAGCTACCACCACAACAATATCTTGGACATAGTCTTTCCGGACGGTGTCTCTCAAGCTGATATTCTCGACCCAACTGCAAGCGATATCGACAGTGACGACGCCTTCGACGGCTACGATATCCCGTTCGTCGCGCTGAGCGACAAAGCCAACAGCATCCGAGAGGCTCTCGCCGGCAACGGGAAGGTGACCACCGCCCACTTCGAGGAAGTCAAACAGGCCTACGAGACCGAAAGTGCAGTCGAAGGGACCGGTGGGCTGGTACCGGACTACGATGACCTCCGTTCGATCGCTCGGGAGGTGCAGAACTGA
- a CDS encoding ABC transporter permease: MSRFGRLRSETHAATLAFLRRRTAVFFTFFFPVIIVVIFGVLVQTRPGGGGLFTEPPSYYVPGYLAVVVLFTPLSRVGSEVARHRDGNRFEKLATTPLTRTEWLLAQTAVNVVVIGLAGLLLLFLMVGVTGASIRPSPLLLPFVALGVALFCGVGALIGSLASSQDGVISASNGIALPLLFLSETFVPPTLLPGWLPTWLSPLTYFSRGVRAATTGTGDTLVPFAILAACAALAFVVAARLLPRTD, from the coding sequence ATGAGCCGATTCGGGCGGCTCCGGTCCGAGACCCACGCTGCGACGCTGGCGTTCCTGCGGCGACGGACCGCGGTCTTTTTCACCTTCTTCTTCCCGGTGATCATCGTCGTCATCTTCGGCGTGCTCGTCCAGACGCGACCGGGTGGCGGCGGGCTGTTCACCGAGCCGCCGAGTTACTACGTCCCCGGCTATCTCGCCGTCGTCGTGCTGTTCACGCCGCTGTCCCGCGTCGGCAGCGAGGTCGCGCGCCACCGGGACGGCAACCGGTTCGAGAAACTGGCGACGACGCCGCTGACCCGCACCGAGTGGCTGCTGGCCCAGACGGCCGTCAATGTCGTCGTCATCGGACTGGCCGGCCTGCTCCTGTTGTTCCTGATGGTCGGCGTGACGGGCGCCTCGATCCGGCCGTCGCCGCTGTTGCTCCCCTTCGTCGCCCTCGGTGTCGCGCTGTTCTGTGGCGTCGGCGCCCTCATCGGCAGTCTCGCCAGCTCACAGGACGGTGTCATCTCGGCGAGCAACGGCATCGCGCTCCCGTTGTTGTTCCTCTCTGAGACGTTCGTCCCGCCGACGCTGTTGCCCGGGTGGCTCCCCACCTGGCTCTCGCCGCTGACGTACTTCTCTCGGGGTGTCCGAGCGGCGACGACCGGAACGGGCGACACGCTCGTTCCGTTTGCGATCCTGGCTGCCTGTGCCGCCCTCGCGTTCGTCGTCGCCGCCCGACTCCTCCCCCGGACGGACTGA
- a CDS encoding ABC transporter ATP-binding protein has product MDEVLVAEDVRRQYGDTVAVDGVSLSVRGGEVLALVGPNGAGKTTLVRALTGTTDATGRVELFGQSPRTVDRDRIGLLPQAFTPHERLSARELVDYYAGLYDETRAVDAVLSDVGLTEDADTAYENLSGGQQRRTCVAITLVNDPDLLILDEPTTGIDPAGRRDMWELLDGLADRGVTIVVTTHYMEEAQRLADRVGLMDDGRLVTVGSPADLIADHGGDSRLVVDGPIDETAVESIDYPARMRRLNGRLIVYGVRPESIGRVVDELDAAGVGYDSLTWEQPDLEDVYLELTGTAVTDSGDARGTVESPQAGESA; this is encoded by the coding sequence ATGGACGAGGTACTGGTCGCCGAAGATGTCAGACGGCAGTACGGCGACACCGTCGCAGTCGACGGCGTCTCGCTTTCGGTCCGTGGCGGCGAGGTGCTCGCGCTTGTCGGCCCCAACGGCGCCGGGAAGACGACGCTCGTTCGCGCGCTCACCGGAACGACCGACGCCACCGGTCGGGTAGAGCTGTTCGGACAGTCCCCGCGGACGGTCGACCGCGACCGGATCGGACTGCTCCCGCAGGCGTTTACCCCCCACGAACGGTTGAGTGCGCGCGAACTGGTCGACTACTACGCCGGGCTGTACGACGAGACCAGAGCCGTCGACGCGGTGCTGTCGGATGTCGGACTCACCGAGGACGCCGACACCGCCTACGAGAACCTCTCGGGCGGTCAACAGCGCCGGACCTGCGTGGCGATCACGCTCGTCAACGATCCGGACCTGCTGATCCTCGACGAGCCGACGACCGGCATCGACCCCGCGGGCCGACGGGACATGTGGGAGCTGCTCGACGGATTGGCCGACCGCGGGGTGACCATCGTCGTGACGACCCACTACATGGAAGAAGCCCAGCGGCTCGCGGACCGGGTCGGACTCATGGACGACGGCCGACTCGTCACTGTCGGCTCACCGGCAGACCTGATCGCCGACCACGGCGGCGACAGCCGACTGGTGGTCGACGGACCCATCGACGAGACGGCGGTCGAGTCGATCGACTATCCGGCCCGGATGCGGCGGCTGAACGGCCGCCTGATCGTCTACGGGGTCCGACCGGAGTCGATCGGCCGGGTCGTCGACGAACTCGACGCGGCCGGCGTCGGCTACGACAGCCTCACCTGGGAACAGCCCGACCTCGAAGACGTGTACCTGGAACTGACCGGGACCGCGGTCACCGACAGCGGCGACGCCCGCGGCACTGTCGAGTCCCCACAGGCGGGTGAGTCGGCATGA
- a CDS encoding Rdx family protein, whose translation MSEVAIEYCVPCGFRDRALSVQQAILNGLESDIDELRLVMGDHGVFRVTVDGETVYDKDEDGDYDVDGLVRTVRDVL comes from the coding sequence ATGAGCGAGGTGGCTATCGAGTACTGTGTGCCGTGTGGGTTCCGCGACCGCGCCCTGAGCGTGCAGCAAGCGATTCTCAACGGGCTGGAGAGCGACATCGACGAGCTCCGCTTGGTCATGGGCGACCACGGCGTGTTCCGGGTGACCGTCGACGGCGAGACGGTCTACGACAAGGATGAGGACGGCGACTACGATGTCGACGGACTCGTCCGGACGGTTCGGGACGTGCTCTGA